The Penaeus vannamei isolate JL-2024 chromosome 2, ASM4276789v1, whole genome shotgun sequence region tttagctggGGTCATATTTGTGTTGCAGATTTTTACGCAAAGTAGGAAAAGGCCGAAGGATAATAGCCAGATTATCACCTTGGGACATTTTAATCTTTCACAAAGGAAAATATTGACTAGCAACAATTTCAACAACAAATTTAAAGGAGGCAGTTAATGGTATGTAGGCTGAGGCTGGTAGGAAGGTTGGGGATGGTAGGCCTGGGGCTTGAAGGTGATGGGGGGACCGTACTCGTgggggtactgagcctcgccgTAGTAGCTGACCTCAGCCTGGTAGCCGTTGTAGTGGTCTGCCACATAATTCACCTGCAAGACAGTAACGAGATTATAAACTCATTCGGTTTACTCGTTATGTGTAGATGAAAAGTGTGTGAATTAAGTAAACGAGCGGATATTTCGGAATGAAGTAATAGTGTGCCTTCTCACCGTCTGCTTCCGACCATCAGGAAGCTGGACTGTGTAGGATCCCTTGACGGTTTTACCATCAGAATCTTCGCTGTGGCCGAAGTCGGTGCCGGCGTACTCGTCCTTCACTCCATAAGCGAAGTTGTATGGGATGGGGTCCTGGTCAGAAAAAGAAGCCCGTGACGTACAAAGTTTTTCAGTTCACTTGATACATTTAGGATTCGGTTGAAAGGCACTTGAGGTACGATACGAAAAAGGTTTGTACATTTTTAAAGCACTATAGAGACCAGTGTATTTTAGATTGGACTTACATCCTTGTACACGGGCTGATGATGAGAATATGGATCAGATGGGAAGGCAATAGCCATTCCCACAATCGACACAAACGCCACCTGGAAGAGATATTTCTTGTTCAGTAAATTAGTCACGGATGCATCTTATAAGTACACAGTTAAGTAAGTTCATTTACACAAGCTATATCATTCTGAACCTACATTTCACATTACCTTCAGAAGCATCTCTTATGCTGTATAAGCAGTCCCAAGTTCTAGGAGAGAATGGTACCCAAAAGCGGTGCTACCTCCTTATATATTCACCAGCTGacggctgcccccccccctttccccacccgaTCTCCCCTTTGACACTTTAAGCTACTGCATGCATTAAGTCTGGTTGAGATTATGATGGTGTTGAACGCTGCTTGTGATAAAACTTAATTCCCCAGAAATACATGTAAGAAACACTATGACACTTTGGACAAAATGATGAGCATTTACACATTTTAGGTTGCTCTTCCTTAATTTTAGTTGAATACCACACCGTAGAAACAAGTTAATTGTAGGAATATGCATCCTCTCttcaaacaccacacacacacacacacacacttatgtttgTGTATTAACACATGCgtctttacacacatatatacgcattttTCTTTCCGAATAAAGAACAGCGGGATTTCCTATGCGGTAAAGTTAGATTGAATAACTTAGTGTTGGTCGAAGTTTgtgttgttatttcattttgcCCGTTGCTGGAGCCTGTGTTACTCGCACTTATTATTCGGATGGTTtacagaagaaacagaaaaatctgAGCCTGTTTATTAGTTTATTGATATCCATTGATGTttcaaatagtatatatatatatatatatatatatatatatatatatatatatatatatatatatatatatatttatatacatacacgtgaatttattaacctctctgatcgggatcCGATCCCCTACctcgttataaatatatatatatatatatatatatatatatatatatatatatatatatatatatatatatacatatacatacatacatacatacatacatacatacatacatacatacatacacacacacacatacatacatacatacatacatacatacatacatacatataacacaattCAGTAAACACTTTTATTATGTACTGTATACGCAACATCCTTAACGGGCTGCAATTTCTTTGGAGAATTGTACAAATATAAAGCAGACCCTGAATTCACACGTCTTTAAGGAAACTGTAATAGATGTTTACGCTTTCGAATGAAATGAAATCACTATTGAATTCTTTTTATGAAATGCAAACATTTCCTGCAAAAGTAAAAATGGAAGAACAAATTCTAATACTAAAAGCAGAAAGAGGAATGCAAgcataaatgacaataaaatgattaattatacacacacacacacacacacacacacacacacacacacacacacacacacacacacacacacacacacacacacacacacacacacacacacaaatatatatatatatatatatatatatatatatatatatatatatatatatacatacatacatatatgcatatgcaagatTATAATTTTAAGTGATTTTTACCATAAATGTTTAAATGTACGGTATACGAAGAATAGAAAGTAATGTTTATAGTAAATGCCAGTTTAAAATATGTTCTTGCGTTCACTTTCATTTACGTTCGCCGTATTTATTTTCAGTACGCATGTGTCAGTACTTTCCCATTAAAGTCAtatgttttggttattttttacTAGTGTTCTTGAATAGCGCTTTCATATTATGAGGTAAGATTGTTACAATACAATGATACATGCGTAAATGTATCTAGtacagtgtatacatacatgcgtacatgcatacatacacatatatatatgtgtgtgtgtgtgtgcccccccccctatctctctctctctctctctctctctctctctctctctctctctctctctctctctctctctctctctctctctctctctctctctctctctctctctctctctccttcatatatatatatatatatatatatatatatatatatatatatatatatatgtatatatatatatgtgtgtgtgtgtgggtgtgtgtcagtgtgtgtgtgtgtgtgtgtgtgtgtgtgtgtgtgtgtatgtgtgtatgtgtatgtgtatgtgtgtgtatatgtaaatatgtatgcatatttatgtgtatgtgtatgcgtatatatgtatatatataatatataatatatgatatatttatataagtgtgtatatacgtatgtatgtatatatatatatatatatatatatatatatatatatatatatatatatatatatatatacatatatatatatacatatatacatatatatatatatatacatatacatatatacatatatacatatatatatatatatatatatatatatatatatatatatatatatatataatgcatattcctgtgtatttataatatctgatatatatatatatatatatatatatatatatatatatatatatatatatatatatatatatatgcatatttatgtgtatttatgtgtatttatgatatatgatatatgatatatgatatatgatatatatatatatatatatatatatatatatatatatatatatatatatatatatttatgtgtatttatgatatatgatatatatctatatctatatctatatatatatatatctatatctatctatctatctatctatatatatatatatatgtatgtacccacacacacacacacacacacccacacacacacacacacacacttacacacacacacacacacacacacacacacacacacgcacacacacacacacacacacacacacacacacacacacacacacacacacacacactcactcactcactcactcactcactcactcactcactcactcacacacacacacacacacacacacacacacacacacacacacacacacacacacacacacacacacataaatgcatatacatatacatctttttctctttctttccttctctctcgtatttttctttccttgtaaTAATAGGAGTAACGTTGTTATCTTCATAATAGACATTATGTTTAAGATGATGTGATTATTATATGCAGGTGGTGTGTTTTATAGTGTGAATTAACGTGTCGTATGTGGGATATCCACTTGGATAAATCATGTTTATTTAATAATAGTTTTGTGTCGTCTGACATCTAGTATGTCCAACATTTAGGTTACGGTAAACCAATACATTATCCTAAACAAATTTTATTGAGGTACATTGGTATAAAAGAcatcagaaacaaaaacaacagcagcatcacGGTGTGGCGCGTTATTGATATGACGGCTGAGGATGGTAGGCCTGGGGCTTGAAGGTGATGGGGGGACCGTACTCGTgggggtactgagcctcgccgTAGTAGGTGACCTCAGCCTGGTAGCCGTTGTAGTGGTCGGCAACGTAGTTCACCTGGAGGGTCGGAATGGATTGATATAGAAAATTGCTGTGTAGAGCGAAGTTAGCGGATAAAG contains the following coding sequences:
- the LOC113819115 gene encoding cuticle protein 7, which gives rise to MLLKVAFVSIVGMAIAFPSDPYSHHQPVYKDDPIPYNFAYGVKDEYAGTDFGHSEDSDGKTVKGSYTVQLPDGRKQTVNYVADHYNGYQAEVSYYGEAQYPHEYGPPITFKPQAYHPQPSYQPQPTYH